The region aaaatatttttaacaaaaacttattaaatcattttaagtcACTTTGATAAATCTGATTAAAAAATGGCAGAGCACTCCCGGCATCGAGTTTACTTACTTTGAGCTTTCTGCACGCATTCGATACTGCCAGCATTGCAGACTGTCATGTTAGGGCCATCTAAAAATACAATTGCGTAAGTAAAATTGTTAACAAGTCCCTTCGATGGGTTTATTTATAAGGTGAAAAAGTAAATTTAGTACTTGATTGTATTACATCCTGTACTTACAGAGCATCCCGAAGTGGACGCAACCGCAACGTATGTAAGTGAAATTACTCAGACATTCCATTTCGCAGTTTGCTTGAGTGTATACTTTGAAGTATTGCAGATAACGCTCAGAAGGAAAGTAGCATTGCCGGCTAAAATGTACCAAAAAACCCCAAGCATTAGAGACGATGAGTATTTGGGTATGCAGCTGTTACATTGAATTGAAAATAGATAAAGTCCGCTCGAAAATTTGTCAAGGATAAATAAAGATCAAATAGGGACTTTTTCACTCACGTTTCAGGGCTATATGGGAGAAGGCCTTCAGAAGTGGTCATCATTTTTGGTTTAACTGCTACAACGACTTCTTGCGACAGTGGCGCTCTGAAATATTGTTGAGACAGTCGCGGCAACTCTGCCGGATTGTGCAGCAGAATCTAAAATATGATTTTGTTAAACACTTAGATAATTTCTGTTACTATATACCTACTATTGATTAACGCAATCACTGCCACCGACGAATATATGCGCTTCCggaacttcacccagtgccgctgtcataattattcatacattttgaacgcacatgtgcgtcggcgtcggtggcacctgtggaagccaggtggcagtgaatggcAATGAAACTACCAGTGTGTCGCGTAAATTTTCAcgtgtgccgcgattgccgcgaTGTGTAAGGTATGCTGCATTTAAATCAtgattagttattttaatatatagcTTTTAGGGGTTTCGTACCTAAAGGTGTCAACGAAGCTTCGCTGTTCGTTATGTTATGCATATTTATTATGGGTATACCTACTGCACGAAACCCTCTACGCAAAATTCCGACTCGCaattggctattttttactattaatatttttcactttgataaacgaaaagtgtgccgttacaACCAAAgggttgaaaacgcctggatTAAAAGGTTTGTGATTGAtcgatatatttattattattgcgtTGCTCAATGGAAGTCAGTGCTAATAGTATAGTATTAAAGCATGTAAAAGTACTACGCGTATATAGGTATGTGTGTGTACTGTCTGATGCAATAAAGACACatccataattaattaattccacTTGATTTTACGATCAGAAATAAGCTAGTCATAACTAAAACAAGTTCTTTATTGAAAGATGCCAATGTTttcataaagtacctacattatacgAGACAGGAATTTTATAGAGCATGTTAGGAGCTCATAAAAAGAATGCAACGAAAACCGGAGCTATCAAGTTATAGgtatctttgtttatttttagcaAGATTGCTCtaagtatttacttttatagATTTTTCTTAGTCTATTTATTGATCACGAGCTCGAGTgggattaataaatatatacctaccttgtATCCTTGTACTGGACCTCTGCATAGGTAGTCTAGATCCACCTCTGTCGCCATCAATACAAACGATAGTCCTGCTTTTGCACCATAACCCTTAGAAATTCACAAGGTAttagataattaattacgtagGTTGGTAGGAAGTATATGAAATATCTAAGGAAACTTAAACttactatttattaaatattaaatcaaaGAATCGAAGATTCTTTAAAGCGAAAAAGATTTCTTAGATTTTCGGTTGGTAGGTCGGATTCCTGGTGGTCGAGTTGGTTGGTAGGGGAGGGGGGCCCAAAGCGAGCATACTGCTCACCATGAAAATATAAGGACAATGGCGGTGTGACTGCGTGGCGATATCCGCCCCGCCCCGGTCCACCTGCCGCAGTCGCCCACCACCGCCTGTTAGCGACCGTGCGCGTGTAGTGTCAAAAATTACGATTTGATCAGTTCagatatgaaaaatacgagGTATGTATCTAGTGTTTTGCGGATTTGTGAGGACGTTGTTGAAAAACGTTAATTGTAATATGTATTGACAGTTATTTAGCTTTGTTTTGGTAAATTGTTCTTGAAGGTGCGCGAAATATTTGAAGTTTAGGTTCGAGTACAATGTGGATTTGGTCGAAAAGGCAAAGCGGGCAGGGCAAAGTGAGCATGTGCCCACATACCGTTAGGCATATTAAAgcgatttatttgtttttgagttatttaaaCGCTTAGCTTGCTTGTTTTCATTGCTTAATTGTTTTAGATGGTCAAtaattacaaaagaaaaactgaatAAGGTGCTTGGGATGAAGAGTCAATGTCAAAAGCAATGGCGGAAAGCAATGTTTTGGAAGAAgtaccattttttgttaaattagttATGTTTTGACTCTGATTAAAGTCTACATCAAATCACTGGAGTTTTATTGACGTGATCGACGTATTTTTTGTCCTTAtctccaaataaatattttatagttattgCATGAATAAAGGGTGCTCATTTTGCCCCCTTTGTGCACGCTTTGCCCAAAAGCAGTGCTCGCTTTAGGCTCCGCCTCGGGCAAAGCGAGCAAAAGTAAAGTTTtcgtaatttgttatttttgttagtttttctaaaCTTTGTAGAATATTGAAGTATGTATAATTAAACTACGATAAATTCAGCTTTAAATAGCATTTAAAGTTAAGTGATACTGATATTTTCTTCATACTTTTTTCTCAGTTCCTCTAATGGTGCTCACTTTGGGCCCCCCTCCCCTACATCTCTAGTGCGTACGGCGCATAGAAGGCGCCTGGCTAAAATCGCGTACGGCAATCCAAAAACATTtctcgttttaaaaaaagtaagcgTATTTTCATGATTCCTGAATCAAACTGGATGAAACGATTGAATCAAGGTTTGCGTGTGTCAGGCTAGTTAGCGCTAGGGTAGTGTAGTGACCTTAGTGACTTAGTGAGGTTTATTCGTCAATTTTGATTTTttccctgcagtgggacgtaggtacGTACAAAGGCTGAGatttaactaaatgagccaatgagggctatcgcgaatgcgctagtgtagcgtgaggtctccgaaatgtcaaatctcatagtttttgggtcagcttcgcgggtttatttataattagaataattttgtgaatattttgcattacctgaaattaattatggcaattatgcgttacggggcaatgaatgtctgtgttttgagacagttttgtctttcggaaacttttgtcctcccttttttccgaacaaaacgggactaagcaacactgtggttgctggatatttttatggtacggttttaaggtgtattaaatatgattttaatctaaactttgttttaacgcccgtaataacagactctgaaagctacacttaaaaacctcacgcaacagtgcgccatctagtgagacaaaaagcgatagccctcattgaaagcaagactaacgtcaaacagacgtaacgacactaacgccatctagcgacattacACCTGTCAAGAAATCcccattgaataaaaaaatgtcctCTAATGCCCCTAACATTAACATTAACGTTATACTTACGGAACCTCTATGAGGATATGTTTCTATGGGCGTATCGTCAGGATATCCGTTTTCTAAAGTCCAGGGTGTCGTCAAGTTCTCTCCAAATGCAAAGTCCAAATACTGGTAGTCTGTGTGCAatctaataagtaggtacaaatgaaGAACGTTTGATCTGTTACTATTGaaaggttgctagcctgtcacctatacggtaaaaaataaagtaaaataaaaaggtaacaaaataaataataaaaagtatttacttTTCCTGGCGGAGAAGATGATCTGCACCCAAAGTGTTGAACGTATAACATATTCCTTCTTCCGTCAGAATAGGTGAAAAGAGATCCGAACAATAGTCTTTGTTTACGTCTTTCCATTTGCAACCGAAAAATGTTTCTGTTATATTGGGGCACACCTACAAAAATGTTTAAAGATTATAGCAGCGAAAAACTAATAGGTATCTTGATTAGAGATAAGTTCAGTAAAGGTCATAATAAATGCCATGCAAAGgaataagtaaagtaagtaaagttagggaatatataatattactaaCGTAGTTAGGGCGTCTTCAGTGGCTCGCACGGGTATAATGTACTGGTTTCTGCTAAACCGACACGGGTGCTTTCTACGTGCAAATAGGCAAACGTCAGGGCGCTCATCTATCAGCCATGCCCTTGGCGCCGTTTTAGATACAACACGACACGCGACAAAAATGACAGGTCGGTCGTGTAAGTCGTGTTTGTTAGACATAGAATAAACTAATACTCACTGAGATAAGTACATATAAAAGCTAATACGTTGAggagaacaataaaaaaagtgcTGGCATGCGTGGCGCCCTGTTACCTGGCGGCCCGGTCGCCCCTAAAAGCCGGCGCTGGCAAACGTATCTAGTattgtcacagaataagtaatagtacgtATTGTCAATATTTTCGGTGAGCTCTACTGTATTGCCCCTGTTCTCCTTGTGATAATTCTATTCTAAAAATGACGGTGAAATTCTTGTACCAACCTCTTTGAGTGTATTGACCGTGTCTATGCCCCTGCCAAATTTTCTACCTCTTTTAGGTGAGAGATGGGAATCGCACACCAACGAAACGTCTTCGAAGTCGAAAcgcctaaaatattttttaaatatgttaatagttatttatgatacaagtgcggaaagtaggcaattcccaacgagtggcggagaacttgaaacacgagcgaagcgagtgttttgagccggcaccagttggaatttcctactttcgacacgtatatcatacaacgttttacaatgcattaagcgaggaaaaaaatcgaggcagtgactacatcatttatttgccatactcgtttttactacagtagcaggcagtatatatacataccgacatgcacgccaaaccaaattcgttaacgtatacactttattaaaccaactttcataacaatcattatcatcaactcagaagattagaacagctacagctagctactaatgataggtaaaggagactttgttttagtatcgtgatttttatgattaattattttcccttgttgcttgacattttccacacttatattggctagtccttatctcctgcacgctcctataacgctaaatatcagtgcaacccgtaaATAAATCCGAGTAATAGTTAACTATCatcaagaatatttttttatattatgtatctaatctaccttaacaaaaagttaccgtaatctgagattgtttagctttggaactgtaaatactcaaaattggttcactaattctaatagataaaagcaaataaataagaataagacgtaccggtagatgttataatatccatgtgtgtagaagtaaattattctatcaatttacgatgtttattaacttaggtatgtatattatagttcacgtatttcagcattgagtttgtcactggcaatatgtgcttcgtggaggacgtaaggcggtgtaaagtcagatataaattcatcatttgaacttttcatttttaatttacttatcaattatcaaaaattaattcaccgacTGAACTCATGCATTACTTTGGCGGgatttcatgacaggcgcgaacgggtaacatgattggttcgtgcgacgtcgtgcgcgcgcactggaagctcattggttaacttcgagtgcgcgcgcttgacgtcgcacggtcccgTATTGgtttcaagaatttatttctttttttttcataactttagacggaatcaTAATACGagtttacgtgaaaaaaaaaaaattaatgttcTTTTATGtccgtttaatctgtattatcttatcagtaaatattcagttggttgcatcaaacgttttcttatttattcaaagcctaactataacgactctttagacttatttttttaacaatagtttggacatcatttggcaatttaaaagttactttaccgcacaagtgcgtaagtaaaatccatacaactttactacACACTTGTGGacgcgtgcaggaatcactaattttctatggatatgttgacccacgtcaagaggcacttccgagcacgtgcattgtaaaaacAGTTACCTTACACACTGTACTTAATGTTAATGCAATATGCAATCAAACCAATACGCTGAAACTGTCGTGACCGAGGGACACTCAACTTACTCCTGGTCAGTCAAGTTGCCGTATGTTTCCGAGCCGTTGTACAAATGGTAATATTTAGTAAAGTTATATTTTGACTGCATTGCCTTTGTCTCGAAGCACACCGTCACTGCTGGATATGGTATCTACAATAATAGTAACTTTGCTTTATTTTCATAAAGAGAAGTAAAGAGAATTCGTAGCGAgcttatataatatgtattaaacttatttaaaaataaatgtcgcGGCAGTGAGTTATGATATAATAGTGTGTGATAGGATAGTAAATCTGTTTTTATAAACTGCATGACTACCTTAAAAACAGGCATTGGGTTCTCTGCAAAGCTTACTATGACAGGACTTTCATTCCACTTCTTGTAAACTTTTGCTATTAACCCAGCGCAAAGAACGACGCAGCATGTAAACATGAATATCCAGAAAATCCTGAAAAGAGATAATGCGATATAACACTTATATGTTTTGAGTAGAATTAAAATAGCGATATAAAGCTCTTTCTGAATAGTCTTTTCTTGTCCCTGCAAGGGGTAACTGATGAGATTGTCAGGATGAGGAGTGTTTCCGAACTTTCCGAGAGGAATATAATCTGACCTGTGGATGCATTCCATCTATTTAGCTAGATTCTAACCAAATGGATggaaagcaaaaaaataatcaaatgaatttggcgactaatattgtaaggcagctacttttttttttgatctTCAATATCTGTCTACCAATTTAATCAACATCAACCCCCAATAAAGAGCATCGCAAATAATGACTTAGCAACTAAATTAATaagtggctgtttcaccatccactgattagtgttaagtgacggttaaacgtcggttaacgctaatcaatggatggtgaaacagccccttaatcttcttttttaatgaaaggGAACGCGACCTCGCACGCGCGGGAACCGGCCGGCTCCGCCAATGAGCGTGCCGCATTCAGAATACCGCAACAAGTCACCATGTAGTCGCAAGTCGTAtgtacgagcgagcgaagcgagcgagcatgacggttcggagcagaagcgactcggataggttaggtttttattaaaGCAGCCCGCCCAgttaatattgcttcacaaatgatctttccTGTTGGATTTTAGCCACGTGTTTATACTTTTCGATCATTATCCTCAatgtttgtacaaaaaaaaaataggttcgTCCTTTGTCTTTTAGACCTCAAAGcagaaaatagaagccccgccTTAGTCTTATAAAAATAGAGgtgataatattaaattagagtCTGTTCAAATTGTTTAATACATACAATATACCTAGACACTTATTAGAAGCTTAACATTTGTAgacatattacaaatttagttgCTTCAATAATCGTCATGCCGATTAATTAAAACGTAGCTTGGATTACACAATATACGGTCGCCTGAAAAGTATCTATTTATTAGGCGCTTAAAATTAGTCGCTGATTTACTAATTTAGTagacaaataattaaacttGAAGGCAGAAATGACATGCAaggcatgaaaaaaaaaaagccgtggtggcctagtggtttgacctatcgcctctcaaacagagggtcgtgggttcaaaccccggctcgcacctctgagtttttcgaatattcatgtgcgaattacatttgaaatttaccacgagctttgcggtgaaggaaaaacatcgtgaggaaacctgccacaaacctgcgaagaattcaatggtgcgtgtgaagttccaatccgcactgggccgcgtggaaactatggccaagccctcttgttctgagaggaggcctgtgcccagcagtgggacgtatataggctgggatgaggcaGAAATGACAGTTTAAAGAAGCTGCGTTAATTACAACCCTTTTTTTAGCGTTTCCTATTGGTAAAGTTAGAGCAAAAAATAGCAAACTTACTTTTCCACAAATGTCCTTTCCTTCTCTCCAATGTATTTGAGGCCATGAAGATTTGAATTGGACGTGTAGTCCACGAGGTAGTCCTTGATTAAGCTATGCTTCCCTCTTTTCTTAACTTTCTTAGGAGAGCCGTCATCTGATTTTTCCATGTTCGTTTCTAAATCGGCAGGTGGAATATCTCCATTGCTGGCAGACCTGGGAGCAGAGAAGAGGCATTATATAAATGTGGTTTCTACACTTTACATAATGATGTAGTTTAAAAACCTTTACCTCGTGTGTCGCTTCATGTCGTCCAGAGACAACTAAATTTTGTATGTGAGCTGGGGCAGTATGTAAACTTGGGCTTGGTTAGAAAAGTGTTAAATTTTGTCATTACGAAAATCCCAACGGACTTGCCTGCATCAATTAGAAAATTGAAATGTGTTcatggaaaatatttttaccaTGTTATTTTGCGTAGAAAAGTGACAGTTATTGCGTAACCCTAGAGGGCACATATGAGTTGGTATCGATATGATATAAACTTGCAATACATTGCGTGtgaacaataatataaatatgggTCTAGTACTTGTTATATCAGTTAATTACTTATTCGCATTTGTTACGAGGCAACTTATTATTTAACATGTAAGGTCAATGTGGGCAAGACCGTCTAGTAAGGCAAGTCCGTCAACACGTTataacttttgaatttgaaagcggTTCCTGCCTTTAGCGTCCAGTATATAAGCAGTTTGTCGCGCTTGTTCCCTCACTCtaaaacagatggcgctgtgacAACGAACTTCAGAGGCAATCGCGCCTAAACAAGTAATTGCATGTATGGAACTCGAAATGATAGTGCGACGGTCTCTGctaacaaaattgttaaaaatagttcGTGACAAGATTTTGCACCAGAAAGTAACTACAGAAGTAATATAAGAAACCAGCTATATTTAttctgtgttttaatttatcagaaattggtttacttttgtaattatacataccatcatttatcacaataaaatttcGTTAAGTTGGAAAGTCCGTCTACTATGTACAAGGCAAGTCCGTCATATGCGGACTTCCCTTGAATCAGAAGTTACCAACTGTTTTTaagatttcaatattattacgaTTTCATAAGGCATTTTGATCTTGAAACTAGTACGGAAATGTGTCCCTCACCCTCAGCACTATGCTGTGGCACTATGTCAccgaaatataaattaaaaatactatcaaataaataaataatcaaataaatattagccccaaactaagcaaagcttgcactatcaGTGCTAGGTGCCCTCTTTGATCtcagtaaattataattaaactattaaaatacattttaaaaatttcaagtgatcctttatttgggaaaccttataaataagtaagtacttattatatatttttttgccaaaaaaggtTTACCACCCCATTTACGTAATATATGCCGGACTTgcctttgaaaaagaaaaattgtgttttattCCGAATCTAAACCTTATGTTAACACGTTTAAAGTAACTTTTCATTgtcttgtttcattttttttaaggattcgAATACTTACATATAAGCACCATAGTATGGCCGATATCATTACTAGACGGACTTACCTTAAACTACACCGGGAAGTCCGTCTACTCGccgaattttagaaaatactatttttttgcttgatttGTGAATAAAATGATCTGTCTCTATagcttaactattatttatgaaattcttcATCGTATGCAGTACAATTGTTAACGCAGGTGAATAATTAACGCAGCTAGATCACtccgaggtaaaaaaaaaatgaagtatgccGGTCTTGGCCACATTGACCTTAATTTCCCTTAAGATAGTTACGAAATGTGAATTAATTTGCTATTATTTAGGTATGTGTAGTTGTACTTACCTCAATATGAATTAATTGAGTTACCTACCTAGGTACTACTctaataattaaatacttacatgtTTCATTAGCGTATTCAATGTACCAATTATGTTCTGATAATGTTGCAGTTGTTGCATCGGATAAATGCTTCTCAGATTTTGTACAACTGGATAGATCTATAAACAACgtacttattttataatttttcatttcgGTTAACTAGCTTTAATTTCTTCAAGTCAAATgcagttaatttctccaagacaaatcttactgtttaaaagataattatgTTCATAATCACTAACTAATAGCACTTACCTAAAGCATAATTTTGTAGATTAATTTCACGAGGTAGAAGAACAAAAAGTGGTTTATAGTGTATAGTTTTGTAAATAtatgcatgtacagtcaactgcaaAAATAAGTTCCTATCTATTCGaaacactcaaaaatatgttactatggccttattgcgtcggaataagagtctgtggttacttattttagaaactttgaataagtccatatttttacacttgactgtagtAAATATCCTTCATGTCCatgtccttttggcatcacactacagcacaatgtctcttattttcctctcttctcctatttatgtttttactgtgtttttgttgtgatgtagtgtgtttttcttgtcaataaatgttgtgagtttgagtttgtttgaGTTTGATATGTATCTACTAACGTGCCGATATTTACACTTACCTACTTTTTCACGAATCTTCTCCTCCTTTCTCCCATGTAAGTATTTGTGAAGTTAATCAAGCCATCGAGTATCAATTGGATATGTATTCTAGCATGGCTATGGCTCCGGTATGggctttttttattaagtagtttttagggttccggagccaaaatggcaaaaacggaacccttatagtttcgccatgtctgtctgtccgtccgtccgcggctttgctcagggactatcaatgctagaaagctgtaattttgtacggatatatatataggtaaactatgccgacaaaatggtacaattaagttcaaaaaaaaatttttttagtgtacctcccatagacgtaaagtgggggtgattttttttctcatccaaccctatagtgtggggtatcgttggataggtcttttaaataataataataataataatttaatttaaaaccattaggggtttgctaagacgatttttcgattcagttatatgtttgggaaatattcaactttaaagtgcaaattttcattaaaatcgagccgtctctaaaatctaaaccggtgggtggaaaattttgaaaattcaggatggtagtaagtatatcaaactttcaaggaaaactatagcggccatgtttgcttgagaattattagtagtttatgagtaaatagcagcctaagctataaaatataccttaacttggaagattccgtataaagtacgaaatccttagaaaaatattacttaattttttcgtaacggctacggaaccctattttgggcgtgtccgacacgctcttggccggttttttgtattgcattatcccatcaaaacataaatcaaatcaaaatatacgaattattattaagtacctaataaaacaGCCATGGGAGAGCCCTATCTTCGATGGCTatagtttctaccagcaagccaaattttcggaGGAATAAAAGCTATtatataattcgtatatgaaaacgaaaaaaatataatgaaagtggacgaagcgaaacgagtatgtaaggatcgtagcaagtggaaagaagtggtctctgcctacccctacgggaaagaggcgtgattatatgtatgtatgtgtgtatatgaaaactagccaagtcagacttcaggcttcaatatattatcctcaGTTATATTATAAGACAAAATGATACCTATTTTAAGTTGTTgatatattttatgttgttataaataaatttcagggctgaccattgaacttgacACCcgtttagatctcacttcttttgtcgttaaagtcaacaaccaaggcatatatcatattataatattggcttggctctcatttcacatgtatgttttgatgggatacaTTGGgtactttttgtacagaagtTATTATTGTAGGTTACCTACCTACGCGtaggtactaaaaataaaattaatgccaAATATTCCACTCGTTATAATGTTCTCGTAAAGACCTTAAAATCCACATAGAGACCGGCTGTCACTGTCATCAATCTTGATTGCTGATTCTTTCATTGCAAGCATTACAGGCACTAtgctaccgggtgtggcctgtaatacgagcaaaaaattaaaacatagatcctcctcgtcaaactgaataacattagttcagcgacttttaaaaataatggagtctatgaatctttcttttttcatacaaattaaatactgctatcaatgtagccatcctagaacacaactgacgtcgcctgggtcacgctacaaacatcaagcattttaaagaaagaaaagaaagaaagaaaaagatttattcgtgataaacataagaacaatggaagaataagaaaataaataaagaaatatatattttgctttacattgcttcttcgaataaacttaaaagtgtaatgaaaattaaaaaaactatttttaaaaaatcgctgaacttttgttgtttagtttgacaagtacgatatatgttttaattatttgctcgtattacaggccacacccggtataagtaggtaagtgttCCTTCCTAATAGAATCaattaataactaataaatacttaataaaatgataaaaatttactagtTTCTAATTTATTCCttcctttgtattcacccaaCTACCTATCGGGACCGCATTGATGATGGAAGATAATGCTGAAAATTGCTTGGACTGCTGCAC is a window of Choristoneura fumiferana chromosome 23, NRCan_CFum_1, whole genome shotgun sequence DNA encoding:
- the LOC141441120 gene encoding pickpocket protein 28-like isoform X2, giving the protein MSASNGDIPPADLETNMEKSDDGSPKKVKKRGKHSLIKDYLVDYTSNSNLHGLKYIGEKERTFVEKIFWIFMFTCCVVLCAGLIAKVYKKWNESPVIVSFAENPMPVFKIPYPAVTVCFETKAMQSKYNFTKYYHLYNGSETYGNLTDQERFDFEDVSLVCDSHLSPKRGRKFGRGIDTVNTLKEVCPNITETFFGCKWKDVNKDYCSDLFSPILTEEGICYTFNTLGADHLLRQEKLHTDYQYLDFAFGENLTTPWTLENGYPDDTPIETYPHRGSGYGAKAGLSFVLMATEVDLDYLCRGPVQGYKILLHNPAELPRLSQQYFRAPLSQEVVVAVKPKMMTTSEGLLPYSPETRQCYFPSERYLQYFKVYTQANCEMECLSNFTYIRCGCVHFGMLYGPNMTVCNAGSIECVQKAQMEMVTVAAQTSLNKDDTNGNEVNNTLRLARDVALRCKCKPSCTSIEYEAETSQADFDWRAIFTSYQWPIAPEMNDTYMTRIFIFFKEAQFITSRRSELYGQTDFLANCGGLLGLFMGFSFLSVVEIIYFLTLRLWCALWKKKSKKRVADENQTKVKPYID
- the LOC141441120 gene encoding pickpocket protein 28-like isoform X1, translating into MKRHTRSASNGDIPPADLETNMEKSDDGSPKKVKKRGKHSLIKDYLVDYTSNSNLHGLKYIGEKERTFVEKIFWIFMFTCCVVLCAGLIAKVYKKWNESPVIVSFAENPMPVFKIPYPAVTVCFETKAMQSKYNFTKYYHLYNGSETYGNLTDQERFDFEDVSLVCDSHLSPKRGRKFGRGIDTVNTLKEVCPNITETFFGCKWKDVNKDYCSDLFSPILTEEGICYTFNTLGADHLLRQEKLHTDYQYLDFAFGENLTTPWTLENGYPDDTPIETYPHRGSGYGAKAGLSFVLMATEVDLDYLCRGPVQGYKILLHNPAELPRLSQQYFRAPLSQEVVVAVKPKMMTTSEGLLPYSPETRQCYFPSERYLQYFKVYTQANCEMECLSNFTYIRCGCVHFGMLYGPNMTVCNAGSIECVQKAQMEMVTVAAQTSLNKDDTNGNEVNNTLRLARDVALRCKCKPSCTSIEYEAETSQADFDWRAIFTSYQWPIAPEMNDTYMTRIFIFFKEAQFITSRRSELYGQTDFLANCGGLLGLFMGFSFLSVVEIIYFLTLRLWCALWKKKSKKRVADENQTKVKPYID